The proteins below come from a single Caenibius sp. WL genomic window:
- a CDS encoding DUF1467 family protein — protein sequence MKWTSILAIYALFWVMSAFIMLPFGVRTHDEAGVEKVPGQADSAPAHFRPGLHMLRAAVVAAVLCGLFYANYLNGWISAEDLNIFGKPPAMDSEPALYRD from the coding sequence ATGAAGTGGACTTCTATTCTGGCCATCTACGCGCTGTTCTGGGTGATGAGCGCGTTCATCATGCTGCCGTTCGGCGTGCGCACGCATGACGAAGCGGGAGTGGAGAAAGTTCCCGGCCAGGCGGATAGCGCGCCAGCACATTTCCGGCCCGGCCTGCACATGCTGCGTGCCGCTGTCGTTGCCGCTGTTCTGTGCGGCCTGTTCTATGCGAACTATCTCAACGGATGGATATCCGCCGAAGATCTGAACATTTTCGGCAAACCGCCCGCGATGGATAGCGAACCCGCCCTGTATCGGGATTGA
- a CDS encoding ribonuclease J, translating to MKKDFTPEAELLFLALGGSGEIGMNVNLYGCDGKWLMVDLGMSFGSNEYPGTELVFADLEFIEDRLDDLLGIVLTHGHEDHIGAVPYFAAELGVPLYATPFTADLVRHKLAEAGNGDQIELNVIDTQDSFALGPFDITYVPLAHSIAEGNALLIDTPYGRIFHTGDWKLDEEPMIGEPATEIELTELGDAGVLALVCDSTNVFNPEASGSEGAVYRGLLDEVRKHAGRRVLVTTFASNVARLQTLGDVAKVTGRQLCVAGRSLDRIIEVGQANGYLHDFPPTVDFDRAMDLPRGDVLIIATGGQGEARAALARIADDTHPIGLEAGDVVLFSSRQIPGNEIAIGRVQNKLAERGIVMVTDRQSEIHVSGHPGRPELEALYGWLRPQILVPVHGEIRHMQEQARLGQARGIPSTVFQKNGDIVRLAPGKPGKLAEVRAGRLILDGDIIIPADGEAITMRRRMARDGVVIAVIDHKGAVQVTAMGLPLDEDYAAFVAEAESDAGTALARLKGGARKDREAIIEATRLAVRRAAQRWSGKKPQVKVLLTEG from the coding sequence ATGAAGAAAGATTTCACGCCCGAAGCCGAATTGCTCTTCCTCGCGCTCGGCGGATCGGGCGAAATCGGCATGAACGTCAATCTCTACGGGTGTGACGGCAAGTGGCTGATGGTCGACCTCGGCATGAGTTTCGGCAGCAACGAATATCCCGGCACCGAACTGGTGTTCGCCGATCTGGAGTTCATTGAGGACAGGCTGGACGATCTGCTCGGCATCGTGCTGACGCATGGACACGAAGACCACATCGGTGCGGTGCCCTATTTCGCGGCGGAACTGGGAGTGCCGCTTTACGCCACGCCGTTCACCGCGGATCTGGTGCGGCACAAGCTTGCTGAGGCCGGAAATGGCGATCAGATCGAACTGAACGTGATCGACACGCAGGACAGCTTCGCGCTCGGGCCATTCGATATCACCTATGTGCCGCTGGCCCATTCGATCGCCGAAGGCAACGCGCTGCTGATCGATACGCCCTATGGCCGCATTTTCCATACCGGCGACTGGAAGCTGGATGAAGAGCCGATGATCGGCGAGCCGGCCACGGAGATCGAACTGACCGAACTGGGCGATGCCGGGGTGCTGGCGCTGGTGTGCGATTCCACCAATGTCTTCAATCCTGAGGCATCGGGCTCCGAAGGGGCGGTTTACAGAGGGTTGCTGGACGAAGTGCGCAAGCATGCCGGACGCAGAGTGCTCGTCACCACGTTCGCTTCCAATGTGGCGCGCCTGCAGACGCTGGGCGATGTCGCCAAAGTCACTGGGCGCCAGCTTTGCGTCGCCGGGCGGTCGCTCGACCGGATTATCGAAGTGGGGCAGGCCAACGGTTATCTGCACGATTTCCCGCCCACGGTGGATTTCGACCGGGCGATGGACCTGCCGCGCGGCGACGTGCTGATCATTGCCACCGGCGGCCAGGGGGAAGCACGGGCGGCGCTCGCCCGGATTGCCGACGATACCCATCCGATCGGGCTGGAAGCGGGCGATGTGGTGCTGTTCTCCAGCAGGCAGATCCCTGGCAACGAAATCGCCATCGGCCGGGTGCAGAACAAGCTGGCCGAACGCGGAATCGTCATGGTCACCGACCGGCAGAGCGAAATCCACGTATCCGGCCATCCAGGCAGGCCGGAACTGGAAGCGCTTTATGGATGGTTGCGCCCGCAGATTCTCGTCCCCGTGCACGGTGAGATTCGCCACATGCAGGAACAGGCGCGGCTTGGTCAGGCAAGGGGCATTCCCAGCACTGTGTTCCAGAAGAACGGCGATATCGTGCGTCTCGCGCCGGGGAAGCCTGGAAAACTGGCTGAAGTGCGCGCCGGGCGGCTCATTCTCGATGGCGATATCATCATTCCCGCCGATGGCGAGGCGATCACCATGCGCCGCCGTATGGCGCGCGATGGCGTGGTTATCGCGGTGATCGATCACAAGGGCGCGGTGCAGGTGACGGCGATGGGCCTGCCGCTGGACGAAGATTATGCCGCGTTCGTTGCCGAAGCGGAAAGCGATGCCGGAACCGCGCTGGCTCGCCTGAAAGGCGGCGCGCGCAAGGATCGGGAAGCGATCATCGAAGCGACTCGTCTTGCCGTGCGACGTGCGGCCCAGCGCTGGTCAGGCAAGAAACCGCAGGTCAAGGTTCTGCTGACGGAAGGTTGA
- a CDS encoding type III pantothenate kinase → MLLAIDAGNTNVVFALFEGRDLKARWRIATDPRRTADEYAVWLVQLMAIQGIAREAVTQIIISTVVPRALHNLNVLSQNYFGIVPLVAGEGNADWGIHIDVDQPRSLGADRAVNAIAAHAKYGGDLIVVDFGTATTFDVVDFNGAYKGGIIVPGINLSLDALVGNTAKLPRIAIEAPRSTSVIGRNTEDQMLIGVFWGYVAMMEGLIARLRNEIGRPAKVIATGGLAILFDQRTDIFDAVDAELTLDGLAILAERAGTVAP, encoded by the coding sequence ATGCTTCTTGCCATTGACGCGGGCAATACCAACGTCGTTTTCGCTCTGTTCGAAGGGCGCGACCTGAAAGCGCGCTGGCGCATCGCCACCGATCCGCGCCGCACCGCCGATGAATATGCGGTCTGGCTGGTGCAACTGATGGCGATTCAGGGGATCGCGCGCGAAGCGGTGACGCAGATCATCATTTCGACGGTAGTTCCACGGGCGCTGCACAATCTCAATGTCCTGTCGCAGAACTATTTCGGTATCGTGCCCCTGGTTGCGGGCGAAGGGAACGCCGACTGGGGCATTCACATTGATGTCGATCAGCCGCGTTCTCTGGGCGCGGATCGTGCGGTGAACGCCATCGCGGCGCACGCCAAATATGGCGGGGACCTGATTGTGGTCGACTTCGGCACTGCCACGACGTTCGATGTGGTCGATTTCAACGGGGCCTACAAAGGCGGGATCATCGTGCCGGGAATCAATCTGTCGCTTGACGCATTGGTTGGCAACACGGCCAAATTGCCGCGTATAGCCATAGAAGCGCCCCGTTCGACCAGTGTGATCGGCCGGAACACCGAAGATCAGATGCTTATCGGGGTGTTCTGGGGTTACGTTGCGATGATGGAAGGCCTTATTGCCCGGCTGCGTAACGAGATTGGCCGCCCTGCGAAAGTGATCGCAACCGGCGGGCTGGCGATCCTGTTCGATCAGCGCACCGATATCTTCGACGCGGTCGATGCAGAACTGACTCTGGATGGCCTGGCCATTCTTGCCGAACGGGCAGGGACGGTCGCACCATGA